The following are encoded in a window of Platichthys flesus chromosome 19, fPlaFle2.1, whole genome shotgun sequence genomic DNA:
- the urm1 gene encoding ubiquitin-related modifier 1, whose translation MAAPIAIHLEFGGGAELLFNGVKEHHVTLPSQSQPWDLKQLLVWIQRNLLKERPELFVQGESVRPGILVLINDADWELMGELDYQLQDQDNIVFISTLHGG comes from the exons ATGGCGGCGCCCATAGCGATTCACCTGGAGTTTGG aggaggagcagagctgctgtttAATGGCGTGAAGGAACATCATGTGACTCTTCCAAGCCAATCACAGCCAT gggatttgaagcagctgctggtctGGATCCAACGGAACCTGCTGAAGGAGCGGCCTGAACTCTTTGTCCAAGGAGaatcagt GAGACCCGGGATTCTCGTGCTTATCAATGATGCAGACTGGGAACTAATG GGGGAGCTGGATTACCAACTGCAAGACCAGGACAACATCGTGTTTATTTCTACTCTTCATGGTGGATAG